One Betta splendens chromosome 16, fBetSpl5.4, whole genome shotgun sequence genomic window carries:
- the ncam3 gene encoding neural cell adhesion molecule 1 — protein sequence MMNQPALLRLASLLLLLLLVCNTDAKMNIIASKLDVAVGEELFLLCKAGDEGDITWQKDGENIDDDEIVSKVDETSSKLLIKEAKLEDSGKYTCLCAYDSGHRDDVKATVFVYEGPSFGSTTTYHEFLEGSAGVVPCLVSGRPAVLVRWWRERQEFTPEGARVRKLPDNTLRFEAVRREDAGTYTCQAQFRERPIGSQLSVSVVVNAPPKVRLREEVKKVMAGSETNATFVCLVDGLPKPNITWTMPVTFDPSRHQFNSDRSQLTIQSVTRADFGEYICTATNKIAEDSATIVLHVLEAPEVFLSAEQQSVSVGERVSVSCNVSGHPQPELHWLNKHNGRKLIQDSTSGRVRVADGVLVIEDVVPSDGGLYSCMAVSASGNASRDVAIHTQPGLPQHLSASPGPTSVLFSLKIPPVSGGTPITHYVLQWRRGAAEQWSEVKVPAAGPLAVAALKPYTSYTVRLAALNAVGLGQFSDSHSVHTQGVRGEPDSPVVLSDEVKVEGNSVSVPIKQIDDGGTPLLHFIVRYKQDKVGAEWTKLQLSSNTDSVSLRDLAFSSDYKLEMTAVNANGSSLPALFNFTTAEQPVRGSSMTKGSVVGIVMVIFLVLFLVVDATCCYRNRCGLLMTIAVKLFGQKIPGLKMLEEGESNTNGEVTLKSVSTPRGSFQHTGVQTVTKEGGQLKEVTCDKAPLTRHEKAQNIA from the exons ATGATGAACCAACCAGCTCTCCTCCGActggcctcgctgctgctgctgctgctgctggtgtgtaaCACAG ATGCCAAGATGAACATCATTGCCTCCAAGCTGGATGTTGCTGTGGGAGAGGAGCTCTTCCTGTTGTGCAAAG CGGGGGACGAGGGAGACATAACGTGGCAGAAGGACGGAGAAAATATTGACGACGATGAGATCGTGTCAAAAGTGGACGAGACGTCCTCTAAGCTGCTCATTAAAGAGGCCAAACTGGAGGACTCAGGCAAATACACCTGTCTGTGCGCCTACGACAGCGGCCACCGAGACGACGTGAAAGCCACCGTTTTCGTCTACG AGGGTCCGTCTTTTGGCAGCACCACAACCTACCACGAGTTCCTGGAGGGCTCGGCGGGCGTGGTGCCCTGCCTGGTGAGCGGCCGGCCCGCCGTGCTCGTCCGctggtggagagagaggcaggagttCACCCCTGAAG GTGCACGCGTGCGCAAGCTGCCCGACAACACGCTCCGCTTTGAAGcggtgaggagggaggacgcTGGGACGTACACGTGCCAGGCCCAGTTCAGAGAGCGGCCCATCGGGTCGCAGCTCTCCGTGTCTGTCGTCGTCAACG ctcctcccaagGTGCGTCTGAGAGAAGAGGTGAAAAAAGTGATGGCGGGGTCCGAAACCAACGCGACCTTCGTGTGTTTGGTGGACGGTCTGCCGAAACCCAACATCACCTGGACCAT gccagtgacctttgacccttcgCGTCATCAGTTCAACTCCGACCGCAGCCAGCTGACTATCCAGTCTGTCACCAGGGCCGACTTTGGGGAGTACATCTGCACGGCCACGAACAAGATAGCGGAGGACAGTGCCACCATCGTGCTTCATGTCCTCG AGGCTCCAGAAGTGTTCCTGTCGGCGGAGCAGCAGAGCGTGTCAGTGGGCGAGAGGGTGTCTGTGTCCTGCAACGTGTCTGGTCACCCTCAGCCTGAGCTGCACTGGCTCAACAAGCACAATGGACGCAAGCTGATACAG GACTCCACATCGGGCCGAGTCCGTGTTGCCGACGGCGTCCTGGTGATAGAGGACGTGGTGCCCTCTGATGGTGGCCTCTACTCCTGCATGGCCGTCAGCGCGTCCGGAAATGCATCAAGAGACGTGGCCATACACA CGCAGCCCGGTCTGCCTCAGCACCTGTCCGCCTCGCCCGGACCCACCTCGGTCCTCTTCTCCCTCAAGATCCCGCCCGTCAGCGGAGGAACGCCCATCACGCACTACGTCCTGCAGTGGCGGCGAGGCGCCGCGGAGCAGTGGAGCGAGGTCAAAGTACCGGCTGCAG GTCCACTGGCTGTGGCCGCGCTGAAGCCGTACACGTCGTACACGGTGCGTTTGGCCGCTCTGAACGCCGTCGGCCTGGGCCAGTTCTCAGACTCGCACAGCGTCCACACGCAGGGAGTCCG AGGTGAACCCGACAGTCCAGTGGTGTTGTCTGATGAGGTGAAAGTAGAGGGCAACTCCGTCTCCGTCCCCATCAAACAGATCGACGACGGCGGGACTCCTCTGCTGCACTTCATCGTGCGATACAAACAG GACAAAGTGGGGGCTGAGTGGACGAAGCTGCAGCTGTCGTCTAACACAGACTCCGTGTCCCTCCGAGACCTGGCCTTCAGCTCAGACTACAAGCTGGAAATGACAGCGGTCAATGCGAACGGTTCCTCTTTGCCGGCCCTGTTCAACTTCACCACCGCAGAACAACCTG TGAGAGGGAGCAGCATGACCAAGGGCAGCGTGGTGGGCATCGTCATGGTGATCTTCCTGGTGCTCTTCCTGGTGGTAGACGCCACCTGCTGCTACAGGAACCGCTGCGGCCTGCTCATGACCATCGCCGTGAAGCTGTTCGGACAGAAAATCCCAGGCCTGAAAatgctggaggagggagagagcaaCACGAacgg AGAGGTGACGCTAAAGAGTGTATCCACTCCAAGAGGCAGTTTTCAGCACACAGGGGTTCAGACAGTCACCAAGGAGGGAGGGCAGCTCAAAGAAGTCACCTGTGACAAAGCCCCCCTCACCAGACATGA GAAAGCACAGAACATCGCATGA
- the sult2st3 gene encoding sulfotransferase family 2, cytosolic sulfotransferase 3 isoform X1 encodes MSDQMYVLYRGILVPTLTHTLASLKFAQDFTFRDDDVFAVTYPKSGTIWMQEILPLVLNEGDLTPIRTIPNWDRAPWLEETRLAVVVDQLKSPRALVTHLPYGLMPPSFHTSKAKAIYVMRNPMDILVSSYYFHQMAAFLEDPGTFDEFMDKFLEGRVMFGKWTDHVKSWRGSDLGDRIMFITYEELVEDLPASVRRISAFTGKNLDEDTVQTIAKNCTFSSMKSNQMSNFSLVPKTYMDHDKSPFFRKGVVGDWKNHFSSEQVSRFAAVIRKELEGASFSLPWSLE; translated from the exons ATGTCCGACCAGATGTACGTCCTTTACCGTGGAATTCTTGTTCCCACGCTGACTCACACGCTTGCGAGTTTGAAGTTCGCGCAGGATTTCACCTTTCGAGACGATGACGTCTTCGCCGTAACGTACCCGAAGTCAG GCACAATCTGGATGCAGGAAATCCTGCCGCTGGTGCTGAACGAGGGGGACTTGACGCCCATCCGAACCATTCCTAACTGGGACCGGGCGCCCTGGCTGGAGGAGACGAGGCTGGCCGTGGTCGTGGACCAGCTCAAATCTCCTCGCGCGCTGGTCACGCATCTTCCCTACGGCCTCATGCCCCCGTCCTTTCACACCTCCAAAGCCAAG GCGATCTACGTCATGAGGAACCCCATGGACATCCTGGTGTCTTCTTACTACTTCCACCAGATGGCGGCATTTTTGGAGGATCCGGGAACGTTCGATGAGTTCATGGACAAATTCCTGGAGGGCAGAG TGATGTTTGGAAAATGGACGGACCATGTGAAAAGCTGGAGAGGTTCAGACCTGGGCGACAGAATAATGTTCATCACTTATGAAGAACTAGTTGAG GACCTGCCCGCATCTGTCCGGCGCATTTCAGCTTTCACGGGCAAGAACCTGGATGAGGACACGGTTCAGACGATAGCGAAGAACTGCACCTTCAGTAGCATGAAGTCCAACCAAATGTCCAACTTCAGCCTGGTGCCGAAGACGTACATGGACCACGACAAATCCCCGTTCTTCAGGAAAG GAGTTGTTGGAGACTGGAAAAACCATTTCAGCTCGGAGCAGGTGTCTCGATTCGCAGCAGTCATTCGCAAAGAGCTGGAGGGTGCGAGCTTCTCTTTGCCGTGGAGCCTGGAGTAA
- the sult2st3 gene encoding sulfotransferase family 2, cytosolic sulfotransferase 3 isoform X3, with amino-acid sequence MQEILPLVLNEGDLTPIRTIPNWDRAPWLEETRLAVVVDQLKSPRALVTHLPYGLMPPSFHTSKAKAIYVMRNPMDILVSSYYFHQMAAFLEDPGTFDEFMDKFLEGRVMFGKWTDHVKSWRGSDLGDRIMFITYEELVEDLPASVRRISAFTGKNLDEDTVQTIAKNCTFSSMKSNQMSNFSLVPKTYMDHDKSPFFRKGVVGDWKNHFSSEQVSRFAAVIRKELEGASFSLPWSLE; translated from the exons ATGCAGGAAATCCTGCCGCTGGTGCTGAACGAGGGGGACTTGACGCCCATCCGAACCATTCCTAACTGGGACCGGGCGCCCTGGCTGGAGGAGACGAGGCTGGCCGTGGTCGTGGACCAGCTCAAATCTCCTCGCGCGCTGGTCACGCATCTTCCCTACGGCCTCATGCCCCCGTCCTTTCACACCTCCAAAGCCAAG GCGATCTACGTCATGAGGAACCCCATGGACATCCTGGTGTCTTCTTACTACTTCCACCAGATGGCGGCATTTTTGGAGGATCCGGGAACGTTCGATGAGTTCATGGACAAATTCCTGGAGGGCAGAG TGATGTTTGGAAAATGGACGGACCATGTGAAAAGCTGGAGAGGTTCAGACCTGGGCGACAGAATAATGTTCATCACTTATGAAGAACTAGTTGAG GACCTGCCCGCATCTGTCCGGCGCATTTCAGCTTTCACGGGCAAGAACCTGGATGAGGACACGGTTCAGACGATAGCGAAGAACTGCACCTTCAGTAGCATGAAGTCCAACCAAATGTCCAACTTCAGCCTGGTGCCGAAGACGTACATGGACCACGACAAATCCCCGTTCTTCAGGAAAG GAGTTGTTGGAGACTGGAAAAACCATTTCAGCTCGGAGCAGGTGTCTCGATTCGCAGCAGTCATTCGCAAAGAGCTGGAGGGTGCGAGCTTCTCTTTGCCGTGGAGCCTGGAGTAA